gcccccaaaaggctagagcccCCAAAGgccagggcccccaaaaggctagggcccccaaaaggctagggcccccaaaaggctagagcccCCAAAAGgccagggcccccaaaaggctagagcccCCAAAAGgccagggcccccaaaaggctagagcccCCAAAAGgccagggcccccaaaaggctagggccccCTAAAGgccagggcccccaaaaggccagggcccccaaaaggctagggccagccctgcacacacacacatgctgaaaCAACACTCAGGCCTGTGGGTGTTTTTCCTGTGAAGTTTCAGTCAGCCCAATGTTTATCAGGAATGTAACACCCTTTCTTTAACGTTGCGGTAAGGTTAGTTCAAGGTTATTCTTGTTGTGTAGGTGTGTGGGGGGTTGCAGGGAGATGCATGTCAGTTTAAGGTTGTTGTAACATtgttgtaatgttgtatatgTGTTTGGAGGTCGCAGGAGAGATGGATTTTagtctgttgttgttgtaacgttgttgtaatgttgtattttagttgtgtttgatgtgtttggagGTCGCAGGAGAGATGGATTTTagtctgttgttgttgtaacgttgttgtaatgttgtataGGTGTTTGAGATGGATTTTAGTAacgttgttgtaatgttgtataGGTGTTTGGAGGGAGATGGATTTTagtctgttgttgttgtaacgttgttgtaatgttgtataGGTGTTTGGAGGTAGCAGGGAGATGGACTCTCTGAAGAAGGAGTTGGAGGAGGAACTGAAGCTATCTACTGATGACCTGAGGAGTCACGCCTGGTACCATGGACCCATAGgcagagaggtacacacacacacctggtactaTGAACCCATAGgcagagaggtacacacacacacctggtaccaTGGACCCATAGgcagagaggtacacacacacacctggtaccaTGGACCATAGgcagagaggtacacacacacacctggtaccaTGGACCAATAGgcagagaggtacacacacacacacacacacacctggtaccaTGGACCCATAGgcagagaggtacacacacacacctggtaccaTGGACCCATAGgcagagaggtacacacacacacctggtaccaTGGACCAATAGgcagagaggtacacacacacacctggtaccaTGGACCAATAGgcagagaggtacacacacacacacacacacacctggtaccaTCGACCTATACacagagaggtacacacacacctggtactaTGAACCCATAGGCAGAGAGGTACACGTACCTGGTACCATGGACCCATAAccagagaggtacacacacacacctggtaccaTCGACCTATACacagagaggtacacacacacctggtactaTGAACCCATAGGCAGAGAGGTACACGTACCTGGTACCATGGACCCATAAccagagaggtacacacacacacacctggtaccaTCGACCTATACacagagaggtacacacacacacacctggtaccaTGGAACTATACCTGGTACATGGAACTATACACAGAGGTACGCACACCTGGTACCATGGACCTATAGATAGAGAGGTAcacactcaatctctctctctcctctctctctctctctctctctctctctctctctctctctctctctctctctctctagggggcAGAGGCTCTgctggagagagatggtgacttcCTGGTTCGTGACACAGCCTCCTCCCCCGGTGACTATGTCCTGAGTTGCTATTGGAAGGACGAGCCCATGCACTTCAAGATCATTAAGGTGGTCCTTCGGCCcaagaaggtgtgtgtttgtgtgtgttttattctGTTTCAGTTTGAAGGGGACTGGTTTGACGTGTGTCCGTGGGTccgtgtgttataatgatgtgtcCTCCAGGGGGACTGGTTTGACGTGGGTCCGTGGGTccgtgtgttataatgatgtgtcCTCCAGGGGGACTGGTTTGACGTGGGTCCGtgggtctgtgtgttataatgatgtgtcCTCCAGGGGGACTGGTTTGACGtgggtccgtgtgtgtgtgttataatgatgtgtcCTCCAGGGGGACTGGTTTGACGTGGGtccgtgtgtgtgttataatgatgtgtcCTCCAGGGGGACTGGTTTGACGtgggtccgtgtgtgtgtgttataatgatgtgtgTCCTCCAGGGGGACTGGTTTGACGtgggtccgtgtgtgtgtgttataatgatgtgtcCTCCAGGGGGGGACTGGTTTGACGtgggtccgtgtgtgtgtgttataatgatgtgtcCTCCAGGGTTACTCCCGTGAGCTGTTCCAGTTTGAAGGGGATCGTTTCGACAACATTCCCGCCCTTGTGCGTTTCCACGTGGGTGGACGTCATCCTGTCTCCCAGGCCTCTGGCGCCATAGTCTATCACCCAATCACACGCTCCCTGCCTATACGTGTCATCAGTGAGCGCCAGGCAGAGCGGACCGGTAAGGACCCACAGACGGCGTGGGACTGTCACAGTGGAACACACTGTCACAGTGGATAGAACACACTGTCACAGTGGATAGAACACACTGTCACAGTGGATAGAACACACTGTCACAGTGGATAGAACACACTGTCACAGTGGATAGAACACACTGTCACAGTGGATAGAACACactgtcacagtggtcacagTGGATAGAACACACTGTCACAGTTTGggtttaaatatttgttttattctgtcGAGGTGCAGGAAAAGTAGAGGAGTTTGCCGATCAGAAAGGCAGTGGGTTGTGTTCCAATCTACACTACATGTATGTTGGGGTCCGGCCACGAACCACTGGaccacactctgtcactctgtcactctgtcactctgtctctctctcactctatcactctatcactctgtcactctgtcactctctcactctgtcactctgtcactctgtcactctgtctctctctcactctatcactctatcactctgtcactctgtcactctgtcactgtcagtctgtcactctgtcactctgtcactctgtcactctgtcagtctgtgtctgtcactatgtcagtctgtcagtctgtcactctgtcagtctgtcactctgtcagtctgtcactctgtcagtctgtcagtctgtcaaaACCATTGGTAATTAATGAATGAACTGCGTCAGAACCACACATGGTGTGGAGGTACATGATTAATTTTTGTGTTCCGGAGGCTCACCAACTCAGGTGTTAGATGTTATTTTCTTCCCTCCTCTAGAAAGCAACAGATCCAGCAACAGATCCAGCAACCGATCCAGCAACAGCGCCCTCGACAGGGTGGGGGTGGAATCACAGCCAGACCGCAGCAAGAGATTCAGCTTCAACTCATCACACATGGACACACTACACGTCACTAACACACTGCTCAGGtggctttacacacacacacacacacacacacacacacacacacacacacacacacacacacacacacacacacacacacacacacacacacacacacacacacacacacacatagatactgttttgtgttgtgtttggtatagttagtgtttgtgtgtgtgtgtattgttatgtgtgtgtgtgtattgtttgtgtgtgtgtgtattgtttgtgtgtgtgtttattgtttgTGTTTCTCAGGAGTGGGAGTCAGCCAGCCAACCTGGAGAATCTGGGCAGAAGACCCTCGATCCAATCAGCACAGTCTGAAAGCAACCTAcgcacaggtaacacacacacacacacacacaatcgtaCATTCCCACCTCtgctcaggtaacacacacactcgtacATTCCCACCTCTGCTCAGGTAACaaacacctctctcctctccctccaggtgctccTCATAGCGGTGAATCAGAGGCCGTAGGCCCCGCTCCCATTTCCCCAGTGTTCCGAACGGGTAGCGAACCCCTgatcagcccctcagccctcagacacacacggccctcacacccaggtaacacacacacacacggccctcacacccaggtaacacaccacacacacggccctcacacccaggtaacacacacacacacggccctcacacccaggtacacacacacacacacacacacacacacacacggccctcacacccaggtaacacaccacacacacggccctcactcccaggtaacacaccacacacacggccctcacacccaggtaacacaccacacacacacacacacggccctcacacccaggtaacacaccacacacacggccctcacacccaggtaacacaccacacacacggccctcacacccaggtaacacaccacacacacggccctcacacccaggtaacacaccacacacacatggccctcacacccaggtaacacacacacacacacacagccctcacacccaggtaaacacacacacacacacacggccctcacacccaggtaacacacccacacacggccctcacacccaggtaacacaccacacacacggccctcacacccaggtaacacaccacacacacggccctcacacccaggtaacacaccacacacacggccctcacactcaggtaacacaccacacacacatggccctcacacccaggtaacacacacacacacacacacggccctcacacccaggtaacacacacacacacggccctcacacccaggtaacacacacacacggccctcacacccaggtaacacacacacccacacggccctcacacccaggtaacacacacacacacacacacggccctcacacccaggtaacacacccGTTCTGTAACCCCTCCTGTGGTCCCCAGGTGGAGGTGTGACGCTGCGAGGTTCTGACGGACAGCTGCACCCCCGAGCCCCGCCCAAACCCTTCAGAGTGTCCACCTTCTTCCCCGGGACTCCTCCCAACCGTCACCGTGACGACCCCTATGACGAGCTGGTCATTCAGGTGCCTGAATCAAAGTAAGAAACCATTTGGGTCTTACAGTGTCTCACAAACTAGGGGttgtttcccaaactaggggtcgttgcccaaactaggggtcgttgcccaaactaggggtcgtttcccaaactaggggtcgtCGCCCAAACTAGGGTCGTCTCCCAAACTAGGGCTCGTCGTCTCCCAAACTGGGGGTCGTCTCCCAAACTAGGGGtcgtttcccaaactaggggtcgtCGCCCAAACTAGGGGTTGTCTCCCAAACTAGGGGTCGTTTCCCAAACTGGAGGtcgtttcccaaactaggggtcgtCTCCCAAACTAGGAGTCGTTTCCCAAACTGGAGGTcttttcccaaactaggggtcgtctcccaaactaggggtcgtttcccaaactaggggttgcGACTGATGAAACtctcaaataaaatgtttttaaaaaacaagcTTTGTTCATAGAACCGGGGTTACATCAGTAACCTCTAGATGTGAGGTTAGCCTCTAGATGTGGTTGTAATGAAcagttagtggattcggctatttcagccacacctgttgttgacaatcacacagccatgcaatctctatagtcaaacattggcagtagaatgaccttactgaagagctcagtggctttcaacgtggcaccgtcataggatgccacctttccaacaagtcagtttgtcaaatttctgccctgttcaattgtaagtgctattattgtgaaggagcaacaatggctcagccttGAAGTGGTAGACCGCTGAGTGTTGAAACGCGTAGAGTGTAAAAAATCGTCAGTCCTCGGTTGCAAgactcactatcgagttccaaacggtctctggaagcaatgtcagcactgaactgttcgtcgggagcttcatgaaatgggtttccgtggccgagcagcagcacacaagcctaagatcaccatgcgcaatgccaagcgtcggctggagtggtggaaagcttgccgccattgcactctggagcattggaaatgcgttctctggagtgatgaatcacgcttcaccatctggtagtccgatggactaatctaggtttggcggatgccatgagaactctacctgcccccatgtattgtgccaactgtaaagtttggtggaggaggaatgatggtctggggcagttttcatggttcgggctaggccccttagttccagtgaaggaaaatcttaacgcgacagcatacaatgaaattctagacaattctgtgcttccaactctgtggcaacagtttggggaaggccctttcttgtttcagcatgaagatgcccccgtgcacaaagcgaggtccatacagaaatggtttgtcgagatcgctgtggaataacttgactggacgacacagagccctgacctcaaccccatcgaacacctttgtgatgaattggaacacgGACTGcgtgccaggcctaatcgcccaacatcagtcccGACCTCACTACTTCtcttggctgaatggaagcaaatccccacagcaatgttccaacatctagtggaaagccttcccagaagagtggaggctgttatagcagcaatgttccatcatctagtggaaagccttcccagaagtgtggaggctgttatagcagcaatgttccatcatctagtggaaagcctacccagaagagtggaggctgttatagcagcaatgttccaacatctagtggaaagccttcccagaagagtggaggctgttatagcagcaatgttccaacatctagtggaaagccttcccagaagagtggaggctgttatagcagcaatgttccatcatctagtggaaagccttcccagaagagtggaggctgttatagcagcaatgttccaacatctagtggaaagccttcccagaagagtggaggctgttatagcagcaatgttccatcatctagtggaaagccttcccagaagagtggaggctgttatagcagcaatgttctaacatctagtggaaagccttcccagaagagtggaggctgttttgcAGCAATgctctaacatctagtggaaagccttcccagaagagtggaggctgttatagcagcaatgttccaacatctagtggaaagccttcccagaagagtggaggctgttttgcAGCAATgctctaacatctagtggaaagccttcccagaagagtggaggctgttatagcagcaatgttctaacatctagtggaaagccttcccagaagagtggaggctgtttagcagcaatgttctaacatctagtggaaagccttcccagaagagtggaggctgttatagcagcaaaaggggaacaactccatattaatgtccatggttttggaatgagatacttgacaagcaggtgtccacatacttttggttctgtagtgtgtatatatatgtatgtgttattgtgttttcTGTCAGAAAACGGGGCCACGTGGACAGGCTGCGTGCGGAGGAGAAGTGGCAGAGCAGAGCCCGTCTCACTGAGACATCCTTCAGCTTCCTGGAGGCACAGGAAAGCGGGGAGTTGCCTCGGTTACCAATTGACGGACAGgtccaggaggaagaggaggagtcacACTTTCAGAGGCCGCAGGTTTGTTGTTGTTGGGTGttgtttatttaatttgatttacaATGAACGACATTGTGATGTAGGGGATTCTATTAGATGTTTATTGGACCACATTGTGATGTAGGGGATTCTATTAGATGTTTATTggacagcattgtgatgtagggGATTCTATTAGATGTTTATTGGACCGCATTGTGATGTAGGGGATTCTATTAGATGTTTATTggacagcattgtgatgtagggATTCTATTAGATGTTTATTGAACAACATTGTGATGTAGGGGATTCTATTAGATGTTTATTGGACCACATTGTGATGTAGGGGATTCTATTAGATGTTTATTGGACAACATTGTGATGTAGGGGATTCTATTAGATGTTTATTGGACCACATTGTGATGTAGGGGATTCTATTAGATGTTTATTGGACCACATTGTGATGTAGGGATTCTATTAGATGTTTATTGGACCACATTGTGATGTAGGGATTCTATTAGATGTTTATTGGACCACATTGTGATGTAGATTCTATTAGATGTTTATTGGACCACATTGTGATGTAGGGGATTCTATTAGATGTTTATTGGACAACATTGTGATGTAGGGGATTCTATTAGATGTTTATTGGACCACATTGTGATGTAGGGGATTCTACTAGATGTTTATTggacagcattgtgatgtagggGATTCTATTAGATGTTTATTggacagcattgtgatgtagggGATTCTATTAGATGTTTATTGGACAACAttgtgatgtagttgatgttttGTAGCTCAGTTTGACTACATGTTAGTGAATAACAGACTATGAACTCGTAGTGTAATGTAACGTAACGTAGTGTAAtgtaacgtaacagtctaatgtaacgtaacagtctaatgtagtgtaacgtagtgtagtgtaacgtaacagtctaatgtaacgtaacagtctaatgtaacgtaacagtctaatgtagtgtagtgtaatgtagtgtaacgtagtgtaacgtaacagtctaatgtagtgtaacgtagtgtagtgtaatgtagtctaatgtagtgtaatgtaatgtaacgtaacagtctaatgtagtgtagtgtaatgtaacagtctaatgtagtgtagtgtaatgtagtgtaatgtagtgtaacgtaacagtctaatgtagtgtaatgtagtctaatgtagtgtagtgtaatgtagtgtaatgtagtgtaacgtaacagtctaatgtagtgtaacgtagtgtagtgtaatgtagtctaatgtagtgtaatgtagtgtaacgtaacagtctaatgtagtgtaacgtagtgtagtgtaatgtagtctaatgtagtgtaatgtagtgtagtgtaacgtaacagtctaatgtagtgtaacgtagtgtaacgtaacagtctaatgtagtgtaacgtagtgtagtgtaatgtagtctaatgtagtgtaatgtagtctaatgtagtgtagcaTAACGTAAcagtaatgtagtgtaatgtagtgtaacgtaacagtaatgtagtgtaatgtagtgtagtgtagcgtaacgtaacagtctaatgtagtgtagtgtagtgtaatgtagtgtaatgtagtgtaacgtaacagtctaatgtagtgtagtgtagtgtaatgtagtgtaatgtagcgtaacgtaacagtctaatgtagtgtagtgtagtgtaatatagtgtaatgtagtgtaacgtaacagtctagtgtagtgtagtgtaacgtaacagtctaatgtagtgtaatgtagtgtaatgtagtgtaatgtagtgtaatgtaacagtctaatgtagtgtaatgtagtgtaatgtagtgtaatgtaacagtctaatgtagtgtagtgtaatgtaacagtctaatgtagtctaatgtagtgtaacgtaacagtctaatgtagtgtaatgtagtgtagtgtagtctaatgtagtgtaacgtaacagtctaatgtagtgtagtgtagtgtaacgtaacagtctaatgtagtgtagtgtagtgtagtctaatgtagtgtaacataacagtctaatgtagtgtaatgtagtctaatgtagtgtaatgtagtgtaacgtaacagtctaatgtagtgtaatgtagtgtagtgtaatgtagtgtagtgtaatgtagtgtattgtagtgtaacgtaacagtgtaatgtagtgtaacgtaacagtctaatgtagtgtaacgtaacagtctaatgtagtgtagtgtaatgtagtctaatgtagtgtaacgtaacagtctaatgtagtgtagtgtagtgtagtctaatgtagtgtaatgtagtgtaatgtagtctaatgtagtgtaacgtaacagtctaatgtagtgtaacgtaacagtctaatgtagtgtaacgtaacagtctaatgtagtgtagtgtaatgtagtctaatgtagtgtaatgtagtctaatgtagtgtaacgtaacagtctaatgtagtctaatgtagtgtaatgtagtgtaatgtagtgtaatgtagtgtaatgtagtgtaacgtaacagtctaatgtagtctaatgtagtgtaatgtagtgtaatgtagtgtaatgtagtctaatgtagtgtaacgtaacagtctaatgtagtctaatgtagtgtaatgtagtgtaatgtagtgtaatgtagtctaatgtagtgtaacgtaacagtctaatgtagtctaatgtagtgtaacgtaacagtctaatgtagtgtaacgtaacagtctaatgtagtgtagtgtaatgtagtctaatgtagtgtaatgtaacagtctaatgtagtgtagtgtaatgtagtctaatgtagtgtaacgtaacagtgtaatgtagtgtaacgtaatgtaacagtgtaatgtagtgtaatgtagtctaatgtagtgtaacgtaacagtctaatgtagtctaatgtagtgtaatgtaacagtgtaatgtagtgtaacgtaatgtaacagtctaatgtagtctaatgtagtgtagtgtaatgtaatgtaatcctgctacaacacaacaacaaacctAATTTAGGAGTTATACAGAGATGTTACTACCAGGCTGTTACCAGGTAGAGACGTGTTTCAGACCGGACCAGTTTGAGAAGTAGCATGTTATTAACATGTTACCAGGTGGAGACGGTGTCGTGTTTCAGACTGGACCAGTTTGAGTCCCTCCTGCTACCAGAAAATAACAGACCTCTAGACCCCACCGTTCTCACGGTGCTCAAAGAACTGTTCACACGCTCCAACGCCATGACAACCGCTCTGCACATTCTCAGTGTCGACTGCCAGGTAAGACGtagttataaacacacacacacacacacacacacacacacacacacacacacacacacacacacacacacacacacacacacacacacacattcctatgCACtataatatcacacacacacacacacacacacacattcctatgCACtataatatcacacacacacacacacacacacacacacacacacacacacacacacacacacacacacacacacacacacacacacacacacacacacacattcctatgCACtataatatcacacacacacctatgcactacaatatctcacacacacacacacacacacacacacacattcctatgCACTAtaatatctcacacacacacacacacacacattcctatgCACTataacatctcacacacacacacacacacacacacacacacacacacacacacacacactataatacacacacacacacacactataataacacacacacacacacacctatgcactataatatctcacacacacacacacacactcacacacactataatatcacacacacacacacacacctatgcacTATAATATCACacatgctctgtctgtctcggtgtGTGTAGGTGGCTCGTATCGTGGGTGTGACAGAGGACCAGAAGAGGAtgatgggagttggctcaggtctggaGCTGGTCACCCTGTCTCACGGACAACAGCTCAGACAGGACCTGctggagaggtacacacacacacgcatgcacgcacacacacgcacacacacacacacacacacacacacacacatatacacatgcctcaaatatgaacatctgactgtgtgtgtgtgtgtgtgtgtgtcaggcaccACCTGCTAGCCCTGGGCGTTGCCATAGATATCCTGGGCTGTACAGGGACGGTAGGTCAGAGGGCCACGGTGCTGCATAAAGTCATCCTATTGGCCCAGGCCCTGAGAGACCACGCCCACAACCTCTACGCATTCTCAGCCGTCATGAAGGCTCTGGAGAtgcctcaggtaacacacacacacacagtacacacacacacacagtacactcgcacactgtacgcacacacacacacacacagtacactcgCACACTGTACGCACACACACCTCAGACACCCTCACACTATGCTGTG
The nucleotide sequence above comes from Oncorhynchus tshawytscha isolate Ot180627B unplaced genomic scaffold, Otsh_v2.0 Un_contig_14361_pilon_pilon, whole genome shotgun sequence. Encoded proteins:
- the LOC121843146 gene encoding breast cancer anti-estrogen resistance protein 3 homolog isoform X5; this translates as MDSLKKELEEELKLSTDDLRSHAWYHGPIGREGAEALLERDGDFLVRDTASSPGDYVLSCYWKDEPMHFKIIKVVLRPKKGYSRELFQFEGDRFDNIPALVRFHVGGRHPVSQASGAIVYHPITRSLPIRVISERQAERTESNRSSNRSSNRSSNSALDRVGVESQPDRSKRFSFNSSHMDTLHVTNTLLRSGSQPANLENLGRRPSIQSAQSESNLRTGAPHSGESEAVGPAPISPVFRTGSEPLISPSALRHTRPSHPGGGVTLRGSDGQLHPRAPPKPFRVSTFFPGTPPNRHRDDPYDELVIQVPESKKRGHVDRLRAEEKWQSRARLTETSFSFLEAQESGELPRLPIDGQVQEEEEESHFQRPQVETVSCFRLDQFESLLLPENNRPLDPTVLTVLKELFTRSNAMTTALHILSVDCQVARIVGVTEDQKRMMGVGSGLELVTLSHGQQLRQDLLERHHLLALGVAIDILGCTGTVGQRATVLHKVILLAQALRDHAHNLYAFSAVMKALEMPQVVRLERTWRALRRNHTESAVMFEKTLKPFMIALNDGDDSVVQGPLALCVMCVCV
- the LOC121843146 gene encoding breast cancer anti-estrogen resistance protein 3 homolog isoform X1; its protein translation is MDSLKKELEEELKLSTDDLRSHAWYHGPIGREGAEALLERDGDFLVRDTASSPGDYVLSCYWKDEPMHFKIIKVVLRPKKGYSRELFQFEGDRFDNIPALVRFHVGGRHPVSQASGAIVYHPITRSLPIRVISERQAERTESNRSSNRSSNRSSNSALDRVGVESQPDRSKRFSFNSSHMDTLHVTNTLLRSGSQPANLENLGRRPSIQSAQSESNLRTGAPHSGESEAVGPAPISPVFRTGSEPLISPSALRHTRPSHPGGGVTLRGSDGQLHPRAPPKPFRVSTFFPGTPPNRHRDDPYDELVIQVPESKKRGHVDRLRAEEKWQSRARLTETSFSFLEAQESGELPRLPIDGQVQEEEEESHFQRPQVETVSCFRLDQFESLLLPENNRPLDPTVLTVLKELFTRSNAMTTALHILSVDCQVARIVGVTEDQKRMMGVGSGLELVTLSHGQQLRQDLLERHHLLALGVAIDILGCTGTVGQRATVLHKVILLAQALRDHAHNLYAFSAVMKALEMPQVVRLERTWRALRRNHTESAVMFEKTLKPFMIALNDGDGEEDSVVQGPLAVPYLVPLLRLMEGEEGEHTERGCQLLYNTLQAARNAALHAHSTRSTHTACSQVTGSQSQSCWRGSGQSLP
- the LOC121843146 gene encoding breast cancer anti-estrogen resistance protein 3 homolog isoform X2; translated protein: MDSLKKELEEELKLSTDDLRSHAWYHGPIGREGAEALLERDGDFLVRDTASSPGDYVLSCYWKDEPMHFKIIKVVLRPKKGYSRELFQFEGDRFDNIPALVRFHVGGRHPVSQASGAIVYHPITRSLPIRVISERQAERTESNRSSNRSSNRSSNSALDRVGVESQPDRSKRFSFNSSHMDTLHVTNTLLRSGSQPANLENLGRRPSIQSAQSESNLRTGAPHSGESEAVGPAPISPVFRTGSEPLISPSALRHTRPSHPGGGVTLRGSDGQLHPRAPPKPFRVSTFFPGTPPNRHRDDPYDELVIQVPESKKRGHVDRLRAEEKWQSRARLTETSFSFLEAQESGELPRLPIDGQVQEEEEESHFQRPQVETVSCFRLDQFESLLLPENNRPLDPTVLTVLKELFTRSNAMTTALHILSVDCQVARIVGVTEDQKRMMGVGSGLELVTLSHGQQLRQDLLERHHLLALGVAIDILGCTGTVGQRATVLHKVILLAQALRDHAHNLYAFSAVMKALEMPQVVRLERTWRALRRNHTESAVMFEKTLKPFMIALNDGDDSVVQGPLAVPYLVPLLRLMEGEEGEHTERGCQLLYNTLQAARNAALHAHSTRSTHTACSQVTGSQSQSCWRGSGQSLP
- the LOC121843146 gene encoding breast cancer anti-estrogen resistance protein 3 homolog isoform X3, whose translation is MDSLKKELEEELKLSTDDLRSHAWYHGPIGREGAEALLERDGDFLVRDTASSPGDYVLSCYWKDEPMHFKIIKVVLRPKKGYSRELFQFEGDRFDNIPALVRFHVGGRHPVSQASGAIVYHPITRSLPIRVISERQAERTESNRSSNRSSNRSSNSALDRVGVESQPDRSKRFSFNSSHMDTLHVTNTLLRSGSQPANLENLGRRPSIQSAQSESNLRTGAPHSGESEAVGPAPISPVFRTGSEPLISPSALRHTRPSHPGGGVTLRGSDGQLHPRAPPKPFRVSTFFPGTPPNRHRDDPYDELVIQVPESKKRGHVDRLRAEEKWQSRARLTETSFSFLEAQESGELPRLPIDGQVQEEEEESHFQRPQVETVSCFRLDQFESLLLPENNRPLDPTVLTVLKELFTRSNAMTTALHILSVDCQVARIVGVTEDQKRMMGVGSGLELVTLSHGQQLRQDLLERHHLLALGVAIDILGCTGTVGQRATVLHKVILLAQALRDHAHNLYAFSAVMKALEMPQVVRLERTWRALRRNHTESAVMFEKTLKPFMIALNDGDGDWEPIPELLEGFRTEFALRLFWGQTGAAADKEKRYDKFDKILTVLSNKLEPTEEFSPEL
- the LOC121843146 gene encoding breast cancer anti-estrogen resistance protein 3 homolog isoform X4; this translates as MDSLKKELEEELKLSTDDLRSHAWYHGPIGREGAEALLERDGDFLVRDTASSPGDYVLSCYWKDEPMHFKIIKVVLRPKKGYSRELFQFEGDRFDNIPALVRFHVGGRHPVSQASGAIVYHPITRSLPIRVISERQAERTESNRSSNRSSNRSSNSALDRVGVESQPDRSKRFSFNSSHMDTLHVTNTLLRSGSQPANLENLGRRPSIQSAQSESNLRTGAPHSGESEAVGPAPISPVFRTGSEPLISPSALRHTRPSHPGGGVTLRGSDGQLHPRAPPKPFRVSTFFPGTPPNRHRDDPYDELVIQVPESKKRGHVDRLRAEEKWQSRARLTETSFSFLEAQESGELPRLPIDGQVQEEEEESHFQRPQVETVSCFRLDQFESLLLPENNRPLDPTVLTVLKELFTRSNAMTTALHILSVDCQVARIVGVTEDQKRMMGVGSGLELVTLSHGQQLRQDLLERHHLLALGVAIDILGCTGTVGQRATVLHKVILLAQALRDHAHNLYAFSAVMKALEMPQVVRLERTWRALRRNHTESAVMFEKTLKPFMIALNDGDGEEDSVVQGPLALCVMCVCV